AAATTTCTCCGGGACGAGGAATTGTTCCACCGCCAACTAATGCCGCATCGGAAATGGTGTGATGCGGCGAACGAAACGGACGTGTTGCAACGAGCGCGGAATTTTTTGTAAGCAATCCTGCAACGCTGTGAATCTTCGTTGTTTGAATCGCTTCTTCAAACGTGAGCGGCGGAAGAATGGAAGGCAAACGTTTTGCGAGCATTGTTTTCCCGCTTCCCGGCGGACCAATCATTATGATGTTGTGTCCACCGGCGGCAGCAACTTCGAGTGCGCGTTTTGTATTTTCTTGTCCTTTCACATCAGCGAAATCGAGCGCGTAGTGTGTTGCGTTTTCGAAAACATCGTTTATGTTTACTGTTGTCGGTTGCAGCGAAGAACTTCCGTTCAGAAATTCAATCGCTTCATTTAAACTTGAAACGCCGAACACTTCCACGCCTTGCACCATCGCGGCTTCGTTTGCATTTTCTTTTGGTAAAATTATTCCGCGTTTGTTGTTGTGTTTTACTTCGAGCGCAATCGGAAGAACGCCGTGAATGGGACGAAGCGAACCATCAAGCGCGAGTTCTCCGAGAATAATATAGTCGCTCAATTTTTCTTCCGATACGTTTGCATTCGCAGCAAGAATTCCAATCGCAATCGGTAAATCGTACGATGAACCTTCTTTCTTCACATCTGCCGGCGCGAGATTGACCGTAATTTTCAATCCGGGATAATGCAAACCGGAATTACGAATCGCCGATGAAACACGCTCGCGGCTTTCTTTCACCGCATTATCCGGCAAACCGACGAGTAAAAAGTTCGGCGTTGTATTCGGTTGAATATGCGTTTCCACTTCAACGAAAT
This genomic window from Ignavibacteria bacterium contains:
- a CDS encoding YifB family Mg chelatase-like AAA ATPase, coding for FVEVETHIQPNTTPNFLLVGLPDNAVKESRERVSSAIRNSGLHYPGLKITVNLAPADVKKEGSSYDLPIAIGILAANANVSEEKLSDYIILGELALDGSLRPIHGVLPIALEVKHNNKRGIILPKENANEAAMVQGVEVFGVSSLNEAIEFLNGSSSLQPTTVNINDVFENATHYALDFADVKGQENTKRALEVAAAGGHNIIMIGPPGSGKTMLAKRLPSILPPLTFEEAIQTTKIHSVAGLLTKNSALVATRPFRSPHHTISDAALVGGGTIPRPGEISLSHNGVLFLDELPEFARNVLEVLRQPLEDGKVNIARSKLSVDFPASFMLVCAMNPCPCGNHGHPSQQCTCAPQMIQRYMGKISGPLLDRIDLHIEVPVVKFQELSSKKAGENSGAIRERVTKAREIQLRRFTNKPHLFSNAQMQSKEIKEWCKIDNAGEELLKMAMTKLGLSARAYDRILKVARTIADLAASDDIKTEHLSEAIQYRSLDRNLWM